In the Pseudanabaena sp. PCC 7367 genome, one interval contains:
- a CDS encoding ParA family protein, whose product MGYVIASVNMKGGVGKTTLTVNIATCLAKLHRKRVLVVDLDTQISATLSMISPAEFAKLRKEKMTLRQLVRQSIHPVDRRFAIQNIIQPHVCKVQGLDLLPGDIDLYDEYIVSETVHKQALQELNKEAGEKSFEQVWDEFEQNLVKNILAPIVNSYDYVILDCAPGYNLLTRSSLLASDYYLLPAKPEPLSLVGIQLLERRIERMRTKYQNTNSVNIQLLGIVFSMSGFLFMRRYYKQVIKRVSEDYSAAQIFATRVPNDVDIAKAIDNYRPVVVDSPGSNGAKAFMNLTKEFLQKLNTSTGMKEQTSKMSLVDLE is encoded by the coding sequence ATGGGTTACGTTATTGCATCGGTAAATATGAAGGGCGGTGTGGGCAAAACCACCCTGACCGTAAATATCGCTACTTGCTTGGCCAAACTGCATCGTAAACGGGTGCTGGTAGTGGATCTAGATACTCAGATCAGCGCCACCTTAAGCATGATTTCACCGGCGGAATTTGCCAAACTACGCAAGGAAAAAATGACGCTGCGGCAACTGGTGCGCCAATCGATCCATCCGGTCGATCGTCGGTTTGCAATTCAAAATATTATTCAACCCCATGTGTGTAAGGTGCAGGGTTTGGATTTGTTGCCAGGGGATATCGATCTCTACGATGAATATATTGTTTCTGAAACGGTGCATAAGCAAGCGCTCCAGGAACTCAACAAAGAGGCAGGCGAGAAAAGCTTTGAGCAAGTGTGGGATGAGTTTGAGCAAAACTTAGTAAAAAATATTCTTGCGCCGATCGTCAACAGCTACGACTATGTAATCCTCGATTGCGCGCCTGGCTATAACCTGCTTACCCGCAGCAGCCTGTTGGCCAGTGACTATTATTTACTACCAGCCAAACCAGAGCCGCTTTCTTTGGTGGGGATTCAGTTGCTAGAGCGCCGGATTGAGAGAATGCGTACCAAATATCAAAACACTAATAGTGTGAATATTCAGCTTTTGGGAATCGTGTTTAGTATGTCTGGGTTCTTGTTTATGCGCAGGTATTACAAACAGGTAATCAAGCGGGTGAGCGAGGATTATAGTGCGGCGCAAATTTTTGCTACCCGTGTGCCCAATGATGTTGATATTGCCAAGGCGATCGACAATTATCGTCCGGTGGTGGTTGACAGCCCTGGCTCTAATGGTGCAAAGGCATTTATGAACTTGACCAAGGAGTTTTTGCAAAAGCTGAATACCTCAACGGGAATGAAAGAACAAACCTCGAAGATGAGCCTGGTTGATCTGGAGTAG
- a CDS encoding CsbD family protein encodes MYINIRRLAIAVRRSFYTALVAAACALVLLGSFAPAMASSLSSSGVADQVEGTVDRAVGKAKQDLGKLQGQTEGMLNQTEGVADQVKGKVKQDIGKTKNAAQKADAQAKDSAESLLDAAKDFISR; translated from the coding sequence ATGTATATTAATATCCGTCGGTTGGCGATCGCCGTGAGACGATCATTCTATACGGCACTAGTTGCCGCCGCATGTGCTTTGGTATTACTTGGCTCTTTTGCGCCAGCCATGGCCAGTAGTTTAAGCAGTTCTGGTGTTGCCGATCAGGTCGAAGGAACTGTCGATCGTGCCGTTGGCAAGGCCAAACAGGATCTTGGCAAGTTGCAAGGCCAAACTGAAGGCATGTTAAATCAGACTGAAGGCGTGGCTGACCAGGTCAAAGGCAAGGTTAAGCAGGACATTGGCAAAACTAAAAATGCAGCTCAAAAAGCCGATGCCCAGGCCAAAGATAGTGCGGAAAGTCTTCTGGATGCCGCAAAGGACTTTATCTCTCGCTAG
- a CDS encoding DUF1328 family protein, whose product MLMRYVLAFLIIAIVAAVLGFGGIAAGAAEIAKIIFYIFIVVFLVSLVVNLMTGRRI is encoded by the coding sequence ATGTTAATGCGCTATGTGCTTGCCTTTCTGATCATTGCGATCGTGGCGGCAGTGCTAGGTTTTGGTGGTATTGCCGCCGGAGCTGCGGAAATCGCCAAAATCATTTTCTACATTTTTATTGTGGTATTTCTGGTCAGCCTGGTCGTCAATTTAATGACTGGCCGCAGAATCTAG
- a CDS encoding CsbD family protein → MSIEDRAKATAKNIEGKVQEAIGEVTGNPEDKVEGKEKQAEASLEHSVENVKDDVKKAID, encoded by the coding sequence ATGAGTATTGAAGATAGAGCCAAGGCAACCGCCAAAAATATTGAAGGCAAGGTACAAGAGGCGATCGGTGAAGTGACTGGCAACCCGGAAGATAAAGTTGAAGGGAAAGAGAAGCAAGCTGAAGCATCTCTTGAGCATTCGGTGGAGAACGTGAAAGACGACGTCAAAAAAGCGATCGACTAA